The Maridesulfovibrio ferrireducens genome window below encodes:
- a CDS encoding XTP/dITP diphosphatase: MKTVVLATSNKGKIAEFKELLKDFELEVKGLDEYPEIGEIPEPGETFLENAIIKAQTVANITGFIAVADDSGLEVDALDGRPGVYSARYSGEDATPAKNNSKLLDELKGVEEAKRTARFVCVMVAATPDNIRIQSRGEWNGRIAFELSGDEGFGYDPLFFDPELGCVAAKMTRETKNSRSHRGKALRALMAQWPEFQKKVHG, translated from the coding sequence TTGAAAACAGTAGTGCTTGCCACCAGTAATAAGGGAAAGATAGCTGAATTTAAAGAGCTTCTTAAAGATTTCGAATTAGAAGTAAAGGGTCTTGATGAGTATCCTGAGATCGGTGAAATACCTGAACCGGGTGAAACTTTTCTGGAAAATGCGATAATCAAGGCACAGACTGTCGCTAATATCACAGGGTTTATTGCTGTTGCTGACGATTCCGGCTTGGAAGTAGACGCCTTAGACGGCAGGCCCGGTGTCTATTCTGCAAGATATAGCGGTGAGGATGCAACTCCCGCAAAAAATAACAGCAAGCTTCTTGATGAACTTAAAGGTGTGGAAGAAGCAAAGCGTACAGCCCGTTTTGTGTGTGTGATGGTTGCCGCCACTCCTGACAATATCCGTATACAAAGTCGTGGCGAATGGAACGGGCGTATCGCTTTTGAACTTTCAGGCGATGAAGGTTTCGGTTATGATCCTTTGTTTTTTGATCCGGAACTGGGTTGCGTTGCTGCAAAAATGACTCGTGAAACTAAAAATTCACGTTCACACAGAGGCAAGGCTCTACGAGCACTTATGGCTCAGTGGCCGGAGTTTCAAAAGAAAGTTCACGGTTAG
- a CDS encoding sodium:alanine symporter family protein, producing the protein MDFLSTLDIVIGKIGAFAWGPPMLILLVGTGCWLTYSLRGIQFSKLWHALYLALVKRKEESDEPGDITHFQALMTALSATVGTGNIAGVATAIAMGGPGALFWMWVTGLVGMATKYAEAVLAVKYRVVDENGEMSGGPMYYISAGLKMPWLGTIFAICASVAAFGIGNMVQSNSVADAVESTYNISPTITGIILMVCTAAVILGGIKKIGKVTGLLVPVMIVFYMAGASYIIITKIAEVPAALIFIVEQAFNPTAAIGGFAGASIMMCIRMGVARGVFSNESGLGSAPIAAAAAQTKSPITQALVSMTQTFIDTIVVCTMTGLVLILTGAWSNGATGAELTTIAFAEGMPGGAHVVTIGLILFAYSTILGWSYYGEKSIEYLLGIKAVLPYRVVFVCFVGLGAIAKLSLVWNISDTLNGLMAIPNLIGLLLLTPVVVSETNKYFKNKETDKNTDVPLGEFQASGRKSK; encoded by the coding sequence ATGGATTTTTTGAGTACACTGGATATCGTAATTGGTAAAATTGGTGCGTTCGCATGGGGCCCTCCAATGTTGATTCTGCTTGTTGGAACAGGCTGTTGGCTCACCTATTCACTACGCGGAATTCAATTCAGCAAGTTATGGCACGCTCTATACCTTGCCCTTGTTAAACGAAAAGAAGAATCCGATGAACCGGGCGATATCACCCACTTTCAAGCCCTAATGACTGCTCTTTCAGCAACAGTCGGAACCGGTAACATCGCAGGAGTAGCTACAGCTATTGCCATGGGTGGTCCCGGAGCATTGTTCTGGATGTGGGTTACCGGACTTGTGGGTATGGCCACTAAGTATGCAGAAGCTGTTCTGGCGGTAAAATACAGAGTTGTGGACGAAAATGGCGAAATGAGTGGCGGCCCGATGTACTATATTTCCGCCGGGCTGAAAATGCCGTGGCTTGGAACTATCTTCGCTATCTGCGCCTCTGTAGCTGCATTCGGTATAGGCAATATGGTACAATCCAATTCCGTAGCGGATGCAGTGGAAAGCACTTACAATATTTCACCGACCATAACCGGTATAATTCTGATGGTTTGTACTGCCGCAGTTATTCTCGGCGGAATCAAAAAGATTGGAAAAGTAACAGGATTACTCGTTCCGGTAATGATTGTGTTTTACATGGCCGGAGCATCCTACATCATCATTACCAAAATAGCGGAAGTTCCAGCGGCTCTGATTTTCATAGTTGAGCAGGCATTTAATCCTACTGCGGCTATCGGCGGATTTGCCGGGGCATCAATCATGATGTGTATCAGAATGGGTGTTGCCCGCGGCGTATTCTCAAACGAATCCGGCCTAGGTAGTGCCCCTATCGCGGCGGCGGCGGCACAAACCAAAAGCCCGATAACGCAGGCTCTGGTTTCCATGACCCAGACCTTTATCGACACCATCGTAGTCTGCACGATGACAGGTCTCGTTCTGATCCTTACAGGAGCCTGGTCAAACGGTGCAACAGGAGCAGAATTAACTACCATCGCTTTTGCTGAAGGCATGCCCGGCGGTGCACACGTTGTAACAATCGGCTTAATCCTGTTTGCATATTCGACAATTCTCGGGTGGAGCTACTATGGTGAAAAGTCCATTGAATACCTGCTCGGAATCAAGGCTGTACTGCCATACCGAGTGGTTTTCGTATGTTTCGTAGGCCTTGGAGCTATCGCCAAACTCAGTCTGGTTTGGAACATTTCAGACACGCTGAACGGATTAATGGCTATCCCTAATCTTATAGGGCTGCTTCTATTAACTCCAGTGGTTGTCTCAGAAACAAACAAGTACTTTAAAAACAAAGAAACGGACAAGAATACCGACGTTCCTCTGGGTGAATTTCAAGCATCCGGAAGAAAATCAAAATAA
- the rimO gene encoding 30S ribosomal protein S12 methylthiotransferase RimO, giving the protein MSIKKIRVFTISLGCPKNRVDTERMLGALGDNMIAAESPEESDLVLINTCGFIQPAVEESVQSILESADAIADITPKPILAVAGCLVSRYGKLEEEMPEVDLWLSTFDLDTWPALAAKALKRELPQEHQRALSTGPAFAYLKISEGCSHSCNFCTIPSIRGPQVSREPAGLITEAKQILAQGVPEIVIVGQDSTAYGSDLSNPDANLKYLIEQLLPLKGLEWLRLMYLYPAGLTDSMLEFLAKTGKPFLPYFDIPIQHAHPDILSSMGRPFARDPRKVIDRVRKHIPDAVLRTSIIVGYPGETDEHFKELLKFVKETRFQNLGVFAYQAEEGTPAGDMEQLPEELREERRKILMEMQASISHEILEEKVGETIQVLVEEPNEEWDGLFTGRVWFQAPEVDGITYISAPEGGVELAPGMMVEAEIESVTDYDLVTLVLP; this is encoded by the coding sequence ATGTCTATTAAAAAAATCAGAGTTTTCACCATCAGCCTTGGTTGCCCAAAAAACAGAGTAGATACCGAAAGAATGCTCGGAGCCTTGGGTGACAACATGATCGCAGCCGAATCTCCGGAAGAATCCGATCTTGTTCTTATAAATACATGCGGCTTCATCCAGCCGGCGGTCGAAGAATCCGTACAGTCCATTCTAGAATCCGCTGATGCCATTGCAGATATTACTCCTAAACCTATTCTTGCCGTAGCCGGATGCCTTGTCAGCAGATATGGCAAACTGGAAGAAGAGATGCCCGAAGTGGATCTGTGGCTTTCAACATTTGATCTGGATACATGGCCTGCTCTTGCTGCCAAAGCCCTCAAAAGGGAACTGCCTCAAGAACACCAGAGAGCACTTAGCACAGGACCTGCTTTTGCTTACCTTAAAATCAGTGAAGGATGTTCTCATTCATGTAACTTTTGTACAATTCCTTCGATTCGTGGACCTCAAGTCAGCCGTGAACCTGCAGGCTTAATAACCGAAGCAAAACAAATTCTCGCACAAGGCGTGCCGGAAATCGTCATAGTAGGACAGGATTCCACCGCTTATGGATCAGACTTAAGCAACCCTGATGCAAATTTAAAATATCTGATTGAACAGCTTCTGCCTCTTAAAGGTCTTGAGTGGCTAAGACTTATGTACCTATATCCGGCAGGATTAACCGACTCAATGCTGGAATTTCTGGCTAAGACCGGCAAACCCTTTCTGCCGTATTTCGATATACCGATTCAGCACGCTCATCCGGATATACTATCCTCAATGGGCCGCCCCTTTGCCCGTGATCCGCGGAAAGTAATCGACAGGGTTCGCAAACACATTCCTGATGCAGTCCTGCGCACCAGTATCATAGTCGGATACCCCGGTGAAACGGATGAACACTTTAAAGAACTTCTAAAATTTGTGAAAGAAACCAGATTCCAAAACTTGGGAGTTTTCGCATATCAAGCTGAAGAAGGAACGCCAGCCGGGGACATGGAACAACTCCCTGAAGAACTGCGTGAAGAAAGACGTAAAATTTTGATGGAAATGCAGGCTTCCATAAGCCATGAAATTCTGGAAGAAAAAGTTGGCGAAACCATTCAGGTTCTGGTCGAGGAACCGAACGAAGAATGGGATGGTCTGTTTACCGGAAGAGTTTGGTTCCAAGCCCCGGAAGTGGATGGAATCACCTATATCAGCGCACCTGAAGGCGGAGTTGAACTTGCTCCCGGAATGATGGTTGAAGCTGAAATAGAAAGCGTTACCGACTACGACCTTGTCACCTTGGTTCTTCCATAA
- a CDS encoding HD domain-containing phosphohydrolase — protein MGINSEKIKINETDVKNKADFKVAVTNEYSILFVDDDKLLLDNFVLQFGRQYTVYVADSMYAAIRSFDRLSNIDVVISDMRMPGGSGLDLLSWVKKNHPRTSRILLTGHADLEIAIQSVNAINVFKLLTKPCSLDALGEAILEACLSHKIEAVRNELNTCGSQDLAMEEIIQSLNHLVEQRDSNTAEHHKRTATLCKAIATQMELREDRVKVLELAAMVHDVAKILIPMAYLNKSGKLCDLEQAVIRKHPESGYHMLIHIKQMKNIAIIVQQHHEREDGSGYPMGLIGKQMQLEAKILAVADTVDAMASHRPYRSSLGLDAAINELHINRGVLYDPQVVDAACKVLARRLQG, from the coding sequence GTGGGAATAAATTCGGAAAAGATAAAAATTAATGAAACTGACGTAAAGAATAAGGCTGATTTTAAAGTAGCTGTCACGAACGAGTATTCCATCTTGTTCGTGGATGACGATAAACTCCTGCTGGATAATTTTGTTTTGCAGTTCGGAAGGCAATACACGGTGTATGTCGCGGACAGTATGTACGCTGCTATACGGTCTTTTGATCGTCTTTCCAATATTGACGTTGTCATTTCTGATATGCGGATGCCGGGAGGGAGCGGCCTGGACCTCTTGTCATGGGTCAAGAAGAATCATCCACGTACAAGCAGGATTCTATTGACAGGTCACGCTGATTTAGAAATAGCGATCCAATCTGTCAACGCAATTAATGTATTCAAATTGTTGACGAAGCCCTGCTCACTGGATGCACTTGGTGAAGCTATATTGGAAGCATGTCTTTCCCATAAAATAGAAGCTGTGCGTAACGAATTAAACACATGTGGATCTCAAGACTTAGCAATGGAGGAGATCATTCAGAGTCTTAACCATCTCGTTGAGCAGAGGGATTCTAATACTGCGGAGCACCATAAGCGTACGGCAACTTTATGCAAGGCTATCGCTACTCAAATGGAACTCCGGGAGGACCGCGTAAAGGTTTTGGAGTTGGCGGCGATGGTTCATGACGTAGCCAAGATTTTAATTCCGATGGCATACCTTAACAAGAGCGGTAAATTGTGTGATTTGGAACAAGCGGTGATCCGGAAACATCCGGAAAGCGGCTATCATATGCTTATTCATATTAAGCAGATGAAAAATATCGCGATTATAGTGCAACAGCACCATGAAAGAGAGGATGGGTCGGGGTATCCTATGGGGCTCATCGGGAAACAGATGCAGCTTGAAGCCAAAATACTTGCTGTTGCCGATACGGTTGATGCCATGGCTTCTCACCGCCCTTATCGATCTAGCCTCGGACTGGACGCCGCCATTAATGAGCTGCATATAAACAGGGGTGTATTGTACGATCCTCAGGTTGTGGACGCCGCTTGTAAAGTTCTGGCTAGGAGGCTCCAAGGATAG
- a CDS encoding nitrogen regulation protein NR(II), with protein sequence MTTLRQILPAHISLVELPAARFFLKLQATDRLWVACKVDLMQTQALFKCVVDQLPEEIMIIGSTGMIVDCNKHFSDLVGEEIIKIRNKNPLKYYESIATVCPVKNGVIDVGAMEKGKRGELMLSEEDSEGKLNFFRIYIYPISDEQIGRVVQLVIMRRNITERTLMEQRLRQAERMATVGELAAYVAHEIRNPLVAMGGFAKVLMKNMSIDHDGHEKIEIIYEEAKRLETLLKDILSFVRSHDTEIAAFNVNDEVESAMRLLSLECKQQGVEVEFDLDSQNPVGQGTAEQVKQCLINLVMNSMEAMPNGGLISVATGVTDDRVWLKVSDNGPGIPAAKRERVFDPFYSTKINGNGLGLSMVKKLWKTSAEKLNW encoded by the coding sequence GTGACCACTCTTCGTCAAATTTTGCCTGCTCATATTTCTCTGGTGGAGCTTCCTGCTGCCCGTTTCTTCCTTAAACTTCAGGCCACTGATCGTCTGTGGGTCGCTTGTAAAGTAGACCTCATGCAGACTCAGGCTTTGTTTAAATGCGTGGTGGATCAACTTCCTGAAGAGATCATGATAATTGGTTCCACAGGAATGATCGTTGATTGTAATAAACATTTTTCTGATTTGGTCGGGGAAGAAATAATAAAAATACGGAATAAGAATCCGTTGAAATATTATGAATCGATCGCAACGGTTTGCCCTGTAAAGAATGGTGTTATTGATGTCGGGGCCATGGAGAAAGGCAAGCGTGGGGAATTGATGCTTTCGGAAGAAGATTCTGAAGGTAAGCTTAATTTTTTTAGAATTTATATTTATCCTATTTCAGATGAACAGATCGGGCGGGTTGTTCAGCTTGTTATTATGCGGAGAAATATTACCGAAAGAACGCTCATGGAACAACGATTGCGACAGGCTGAACGTATGGCCACTGTCGGTGAGCTTGCTGCATATGTTGCACATGAGATTCGTAATCCTCTTGTGGCTATGGGGGGATTCGCAAAAGTTTTAATGAAAAATATGAGTATAGATCATGACGGGCATGAAAAAATAGAGATAATTTATGAAGAGGCCAAACGTCTGGAAACCCTCTTAAAAGATATATTGAGTTTTGTAAGGTCACATGACACTGAAATAGCAGCTTTTAATGTCAATGATGAGGTTGAGAGTGCTATGCGTTTGCTGTCTTTGGAATGTAAGCAGCAGGGAGTTGAAGTTGAATTTGATTTGGACTCACAGAATCCGGTTGGACAAGGGACTGCGGAGCAGGTGAAACAGTGTCTTATAAATTTGGTTATGAATTCGATGGAAGCCATGCCGAACGGCGGTCTGATCAGCGTTGCAACCGGAGTAACCGATGATCGGGTCTGGCTGAAAGTGAGCGATAACGGCCCCGGAATTCCTGCTGCAAAGCGCGAGCGGGTTTTTGATCCTTTTTATTCTACTAAAATTAATGGAAATGGACTGGGGTTGTCGATGGTTAAAAAATTATGGAAGACTTCGGCGGAGAAATTGAACTGGTAA
- a CDS encoding HDOD domain-containing protein — MKLKILFVDDDEDILASFKAMLHSKRKEWKCQFVSCAKEGLKLIEQEPFDVVLSDMRMPCMDGADFLKIVEKLQPGAVRIIFSGYSESQALLKSVKNAHQFLSKPCSSEAVLGVIQRVTELRHILTDDSIRTLVTCLDTLPAMPELLVKITHELESPEPDLKRVADFVQKDVGVSATLMKLVNSSFFGFYGVISSPHHAVTLLGVEALKGLVLGVQLFKKLETECLGDYSVEKLWDHCLQTGYFAK, encoded by the coding sequence ATGAAATTGAAGATACTATTTGTAGATGATGACGAGGATATTCTGGCCAGTTTTAAAGCCATGCTTCATTCAAAGCGTAAGGAGTGGAAATGTCAGTTCGTTTCCTGTGCCAAGGAGGGATTGAAACTGATTGAACAGGAGCCTTTTGACGTTGTTCTTTCGGATATGCGGATGCCTTGTATGGACGGAGCTGATTTTCTTAAAATAGTAGAAAAGCTTCAGCCCGGTGCTGTCCGAATTATTTTCTCAGGCTATTCAGAAAGTCAGGCGTTGTTGAAATCGGTTAAAAATGCGCACCAGTTTCTCAGCAAGCCTTGCAGTTCTGAAGCTGTCCTCGGAGTGATTCAACGAGTTACTGAATTGCGTCACATTCTTACTGATGATTCGATCAGGACTTTGGTCACTTGTCTGGATACCTTGCCAGCCATGCCTGAACTATTGGTTAAGATAACGCATGAACTGGAAAGTCCTGAGCCGGACTTAAAACGAGTAGCTGATTTTGTTCAAAAAGATGTCGGGGTTTCTGCAACATTGATGAAGTTGGTTAATTCGTCCTTTTTCGGTTTTTACGGGGTAATTTCTTCTCCACATCATGCCGTGACTCTGCTGGGCGTTGAGGCCCTGAAAGGGCTGGTGTTGGGTGTGCAGCTTTTTAAAAAGCTGGAAACGGAATGTCTAGGTGATTATTCGGTAGAAAAATTATGGGATCATTGTCTGCAGACGGGATACTTCGCCAAGTGA
- the glmS gene encoding glutamine--fructose-6-phosphate transaminase (isomerizing), whose translation MCGIIGYAGHRPAVPLIVEGLRRLEYRGYDSAGVATVQNKEIDLVRAEGKLAALDEKLSHINVTNSTFGVGHTRWATHGVPVEKNAHPHLDHDKKIAMIHNGIIENYQEIKADLVTKGYEFRSDTDSEVLVNLIAEGRKHTETMLKAISWALNQVEGAYAIALVSVDEPGIVYAARVSSPLVMGVGVGENFVASDIPAFLPYTREVVFIEDGELVKITSSSWEVFRADTLEPVEKEVRTINWDVQAAQKGGHKHFMIKEIFEQPKVISDCLAGRIDTNNREVILSEIADMTPPERLHIIACGTSYHAGLWGKYLIEQWAKIPVDVEIASEFRYRDPILSKGGLALAISQSGETADTLAGIKLAKQKGLPILGLCNVVGSSVARESDYIMYTQAGPEISVASTKAMCSQLTALLLLALYWGKRKGTIDEETYSRAVKDLRNLPSILDAELPAMRLRAKELSREYSEASSFFYLGRGQYFPLALEGALKLKEISYIHAEGYAAGEMKHGPIALIDSNFPTFAMALKDDLFPKVKSNLVEVQARGGEIIALTNPGVELDVEHRWILPEVWGPLNAFMALPALQLFAYETADYLGKDVDQPRNLAKSVTVE comes from the coding sequence ATGTGTGGAATCATAGGATATGCCGGGCATCGTCCCGCTGTGCCTCTAATCGTTGAAGGATTGAGAAGACTTGAGTACCGCGGATATGATTCTGCGGGGGTTGCAACCGTACAGAATAAGGAAATTGATCTTGTTCGTGCAGAAGGAAAGCTTGCGGCTCTTGATGAAAAACTGTCTCATATCAATGTAACCAATTCCACTTTCGGAGTCGGGCATACCCGCTGGGCTACTCATGGCGTTCCTGTAGAAAAAAATGCTCATCCTCATCTTGATCATGATAAAAAAATAGCCATGATTCATAACGGAATTATTGAGAATTACCAGGAAATAAAGGCCGACCTTGTTACTAAAGGGTATGAATTCCGCTCTGATACAGATTCAGAAGTTTTGGTAAATCTTATTGCTGAGGGCCGTAAGCATACTGAAACTATGCTTAAAGCCATTTCATGGGCTCTTAATCAGGTTGAAGGGGCATATGCAATTGCTCTCGTCAGTGTGGATGAACCCGGAATAGTCTATGCCGCCCGTGTTTCCAGTCCTTTGGTAATGGGTGTCGGTGTTGGCGAAAATTTTGTGGCTTCCGATATTCCTGCATTTCTTCCGTATACCCGCGAAGTTGTTTTCATTGAGGACGGAGAATTGGTCAAGATTACTTCCTCTTCATGGGAAGTTTTCAGGGCAGACACTCTTGAGCCTGTTGAAAAAGAAGTTCGCACTATCAATTGGGATGTTCAGGCCGCACAGAAGGGCGGACATAAGCATTTCATGATCAAAGAAATTTTTGAGCAGCCTAAAGTCATTTCAGACTGTCTGGCCGGGCGTATAGATACGAATAACCGTGAAGTTATTCTGTCGGAAATCGCAGACATGACGCCACCCGAAAGGTTGCACATTATAGCTTGCGGAACTTCGTATCATGCCGGACTTTGGGGTAAATACCTCATAGAACAGTGGGCTAAAATTCCTGTTGATGTCGAAATTGCTTCGGAATTCCGTTATCGTGATCCAATTTTGAGCAAGGGAGGCCTCGCGCTTGCTATCAGCCAGTCCGGAGAAACAGCTGACACCTTGGCAGGGATCAAGCTGGCAAAACAAAAAGGGCTTCCGATTCTTGGACTGTGTAACGTGGTCGGTTCCAGCGTTGCCCGTGAATCAGACTACATTATGTATACACAGGCCGGGCCTGAGATCAGTGTTGCTTCCACCAAGGCCATGTGCAGTCAGCTCACAGCATTGCTGTTGCTGGCTCTTTACTGGGGAAAGCGCAAAGGAACAATCGACGAGGAAACTTACAGCCGCGCTGTTAAAGATTTACGCAATCTTCCTTCAATTTTGGACGCAGAACTTCCCGCCATGCGCCTCAGAGCTAAGGAGCTTAGCCGCGAATATTCCGAAGCAAGCAGCTTTTTTTATCTGGGTCGCGGACAGTACTTCCCGCTTGCCCTTGAAGGGGCTTTGAAACTTAAGGAAATTTCCTATATTCATGCAGAAGGTTATGCTGCCGGAGAAATGAAGCACGGCCCCATCGCGTTAATTGATTCTAATTTCCCTACTTTTGCTATGGCATTGAAAGATGATCTTTTCCCCAAAGTTAAATCTAATCTGGTGGAAGTGCAGGCCAGAGGCGGAGAAATTATAGCTCTTACCAATCCCGGTGTAGAGCTTGATGTTGAGCACCGCTGGATTCTGCCCGAAGTCTGGGGGCCGTTAAACGCGTTTATGGCTCTTCCTGCTTTGCAGCTATTTGCATATGAAACAGCGGATTATCTGGGTAAGGATGTTGATCAGCCCAGAAATTTGGCTAAGAGCGTCACTGTTGAATAA
- a CDS encoding pyrimidine/purine nucleoside phosphorylase, whose product MSEFSNVTVTKMANVYFDGKVTSRKVSFTDGSFKTLGIMLPGEYEFGTNQAEVMEILQGTMKVLLPGTENWQTVTAGESFNVPADSKFKLVVETLVDYCCSYID is encoded by the coding sequence ATGTCTGAATTTTCAAATGTAACAGTTACAAAAATGGCCAATGTTTATTTTGACGGAAAGGTTACCAGCCGCAAAGTCTCTTTCACAGACGGATCGTTCAAAACTTTGGGAATCATGCTTCCCGGTGAATATGAATTCGGAACAAATCAAGCGGAAGTGATGGAAATCCTGCAGGGCACCATGAAAGTTCTCTTGCCCGGCACAGAAAATTGGCAGACAGTCACCGCCGGAGAAAGTTTCAATGTACCCGCCGACTCAAAATTCAAACTGGTGGTTGAAACTCTTGTAGACTACTGCTGTTCATACATAGATTAG
- a CDS encoding sigma-54 dependent transcriptional regulator encodes MNGPLWYSAIIRTPMENKKPRLLFVDDDTLLLETLKATFWRGHVVETCTSPLAALELLKSGKRYAVIVSDMSMPFMNGVDFLRQAAALDRDAVRIMLTGYADLDTAMAAVNDGGVSHFLTKPCPTTNLKEVINTCIVSYMERTAAPDDDIVFSAPLDRFVGVSDVVVRLRAMLHRLGQVDATVLFTGESGTGKSLAAEVLHAVSPRSKKPFVRVNCPSLSEGVFAAELFGSVRGAYTGAVRDSMGRFMAADGGSILLDEIGDVPVEMQSKLLQVIERKEFERVGDHKTIKADVRIIAATNADLGQLVEQGLFRKDLFYRLNVMHLELPPLRERREDIPLLVKAFLDELAKQFDSKSIKISDNALNLLKQYSWPGNVRELRHSLERGATLCVNGVIRMIDLPNSLLAGAKTQVSSQYEEMSEREMLLAALKGASWNKARAARELGMSRSSLYRKMKESGIQKDESAN; translated from the coding sequence ATGAATGGGCCTTTATGGTACTCTGCAATAATCAGGACCCCTATGGAAAATAAGAAGCCGAGACTTTTGTTTGTTGACGATGATACGCTGTTGCTGGAAACGCTCAAGGCTACTTTTTGGAGAGGCCATGTTGTGGAGACCTGCACTTCGCCTTTGGCGGCTCTTGAGTTATTAAAGAGCGGAAAGCGTTATGCGGTTATTGTTTCCGATATGAGTATGCCCTTCATGAACGGTGTCGATTTTTTGCGTCAGGCCGCCGCGCTTGACAGGGATGCCGTCCGTATCATGCTGACGGGGTATGCCGACCTTGATACGGCAATGGCGGCGGTGAACGATGGCGGGGTTTCGCATTTTCTGACAAAGCCCTGTCCCACGACGAACCTGAAAGAGGTCATCAACACTTGTATCGTGTCGTATATGGAACGCACGGCTGCACCGGATGACGATATTGTTTTTTCTGCTCCACTAGATCGGTTTGTAGGAGTAAGCGATGTCGTCGTCAGGCTTCGTGCCATGCTTCACCGTTTGGGGCAGGTCGATGCAACAGTCCTGTTCACAGGGGAATCCGGGACAGGAAAAAGCTTGGCGGCCGAGGTGCTGCATGCCGTCAGCCCAAGGAGCAAAAAGCCGTTTGTGCGGGTAAACTGTCCGTCTCTTTCGGAGGGAGTGTTCGCCGCTGAACTTTTCGGAAGTGTGCGTGGAGCTTACACCGGAGCTGTTCGCGATTCCATGGGGCGTTTCATGGCGGCTGATGGAGGGAGCATTCTGTTGGATGAAATAGGCGATGTGCCCGTTGAAATGCAATCAAAGTTGCTACAGGTCATTGAGCGAAAGGAGTTTGAACGTGTCGGTGATCATAAAACTATTAAGGCCGATGTCAGGATCATCGCAGCAACCAATGCGGATCTTGGGCAATTAGTTGAGCAGGGGCTATTTAGAAAAGACTTGTTCTATCGGCTTAACGTAATGCATCTGGAGTTGCCTCCGCTCAGAGAGCGACGGGAAGATATTCCTTTGCTGGTCAAAGCTTTTCTGGACGAACTTGCAAAGCAGTTTGACAGCAAATCCATTAAAATTTCTGATAATGCACTGAACCTGCTGAAGCAGTATTCATGGCCGGGCAATGTGCGGGAGTTGAGGCATTCTCTGGAGCGCGGCGCAACGCTGTGTGTAAACGGAGTTATTCGCATGATCGATTTGCCGAATTCCTTGCTCGCTGGAGCCAAAACGCAGGTTTCCTCTCAATACGAGGAAATGTCGGAGCGGGAGATGCTGCTTGCAGCACTGAAAGGAGCCAGCTGGAATAAGGCTAGAGCTGCCCGTGAGTTGGGTATGAGTAGAAGTTCCCTGTACCGGAAGATGAAAGAGTCCGGCATTCAAAAAGACGAATCCGCAAATTGA